From Erigeron canadensis isolate Cc75 chromosome 8, C_canadensis_v1, whole genome shotgun sequence, one genomic window encodes:
- the LOC122579126 gene encoding uncharacterized protein LOC122579126 has protein sequence MKASKPDVKQENEKMNQTASTTGQTQQEQRVVEASQQPQPPTNTAPIANTKGVATSGAILENAAASVSSALQSAREVISKN, from the exons ATGAAGGCATCAAAACCAGATGTG AAAcaagaaaatgagaaaatgaatCAAACGGCCTCAACCACAGGACAAACGCAACAAGAACAAAGGGTGGTTGAGGCTTCGCAACAACCTCAACCACCGACCAACACTGCCCCTATTGCCAACACCAAAGGAGTTGCCACTAGCGGTGCTATTTTAGAGAATGCCGCCGCTTCTGTTTCATCTGCCCTTCAGTCTGCGAGGGAGGTTATTTCAAAAAATTAG